CTCGAGGTAGTAGTACCAACCTAAGACATGGTTTCAAAATCGGCGTTCCGGTGCGATCGCACACCTACAAGCGGGAACTCGAGCCGGTTTTGAAACCATCTGTTAGGCCTGCTCTTCGGGGTCGTAGGCGTCGACCACGATCTCCATCTGAATACGCAGCTCGCGGTTCTCATCGAGCTGGTCGCCGGCCATGCTGCCGCCCCCCGCGACATTCGCGAGCCTGAGCGCCGCCGGACGCTCGGCTACACCATCCAGGCGCCGCCGGAGACGGAGATCACCTGGCCGGTGATCTGGCGCGCGTCCGGGCCGCAGAGGAAGGCCACGGCGCCGGCGATCTCCTCCGGCGCGGTGACGCGGCGCAGCGGCGCCTCCTCGCCCGCCGCGCGCAGCCGCGCTTCGCCCAGGTTGCGCTCGACCCAGCCGGTTCGCGTCACGCCCGGCGCCACGACGTTGACGGTGATGCCTTCCGGCCCAAGCTCGCGCGCCATCTGCCGCGCCAGCCCGATCAGCCCGGCCTTCGAGGCGGCGTAGGCCGGCGAGGCGCCCATGCCCGCCGCGGCGATCGAGCCGATGTGCACGATTGCGCCGCCGCGCCCGCGCAGATGCGGCAGGCACACCGCGCTGCAGACGAACGGCCCCTTGAGGTTCACCTCCAGCACCGCGTCCCAGTCGGCGTCGTTCTGCGCCGCCAGGCCACCCGGCCGGTTCACGCCGGCGTTGTTCACCAGCGCATCCAGCCCGCCCCAGCGCTGCGCCACCCGCGCCGCCGCGGCCGCCATCTGTGCACGATCGCTCACCGAGGCCACGGCCAGTTCCAGCCGCGCCTGCTCGCCGGCCAGCTCCTCGCGCGCCGCGGCCAGCGCCCGTTCGTTGACGTCGACCACGGCCACGCGGAAGCCGTCCGCCAGCAGCCGCCGCACGCAGGCGAGGCCGATGCCGCGGCTGCCGCCGGTGACCAGCGCCACGCGATCGTGCACCATCCCGGACTCTCCATGCACCGCTACCCGCCCAGCTCCGCCTTCAGGCGCAACCGTCCCGAACTACGATCTCCCCTTCCCCTAGTATTGGGGGAAGGGGCCGGGGGATGGGGGCCACGTGCGCTCAGTAGCCCTGATCGTCGCCCGGCAGCACGTGATGCGTCCACTCGCGCCCCAGGCCGGTGAGGTCGGCCTGCAGCAGATCTTCGCCCCGTGGCTTCACGCCGTGCTCCACCCAGGCGATGAGGTCATCAAAGCCCTGCACCAGGTCGGCGGTGTCGAACTGGCAGTGCTTCGGCGCCCGCACGGTGCGTTGCACCAGCAGGTCGCCGTTGCCGGCGGCGTCCACGGTCTTGCGGTAGTTGATCTCGTGCAGCAGCGGCACGAAGTTGTCGCCGGTGGTGTGATAGGTGAGCAGCGGCACCGTGATCTTGCCCGTGGGCAGCGCGAAGACCGGATTCGTTTGCGCGTTGCGGTAGGCCGGG
The genomic region above belongs to Dehalococcoidia bacterium and contains:
- a CDS encoding SDR family NAD(P)-dependent oxidoreductase, with translation MVHDRVALVTGGSRGIGLACVRRLLADGFRVAVVDVNERALAAAREELAGEQARLELAVASVSDRAQMAAAAARVAQRWGGLDALVNNAGVNRPGGLAAQNDADWDAVLEVNLKGPFVCSAVCLPHLRGRGGAIVHIGSIAAAGMGASPAYAASKAGLIGLARQMARELGPEGITVNVVAPGVTRTGWVERNLGEARLRAAGEEAPLRRVTAPEEIAGAVAFLCGPDARQITGQVISVSGGAWMV